Proteins found in one Acidobacteriota bacterium genomic segment:
- a CDS encoding MlaD family protein → MTKEQNVRLGVFILVATAAILVVLAVFLVPKIREEGEAYFVNFKDMSVGGLFPGSPVKYQGVDIGKVTRIHVNPEDLNSILVDVRIRRDFSVKQDMRAALVYIGITGMRSVELSGGSAASPELKPRGEIEMARGLGEKAEDIVANIDSAVRSINALLNEDNQEKIALFLKNVELSSGVLSSVLTDRKDNLEASIADIAAASAEFTRVAANLGKITDDMGKVTGVLESGTEEVLANLTRRLSDEEMGQVLSNLETFVATGNSSLKKIESVLLYQQEELNRMFASLGESLENLSRFSRELTQDPTIFLRLRKEKKK, encoded by the coding sequence ATGACTAAAGAACAAAACGTCCGCCTGGGCGTCTTCATTCTCGTTGCGACCGCCGCGATTCTGGTTGTCCTGGCGGTCTTTCTCGTTCCAAAAATCAGGGAGGAGGGCGAGGCCTACTTCGTCAATTTCAAGGACATGTCGGTGGGCGGCCTCTTCCCGGGCTCGCCGGTCAAATACCAGGGCGTGGATATCGGCAAGGTGACGCGGATCCACGTCAACCCCGAGGACCTGAATTCCATTCTCGTCGATGTTCGCATCCGCAGGGACTTCTCCGTCAAGCAGGACATGCGGGCCGCCCTCGTCTATATCGGCATCACCGGGATGCGCAGCGTCGAGCTTTCGGGCGGAAGCGCCGCCTCTCCCGAACTCAAGCCCCGGGGCGAGATCGAAATGGCCCGCGGCCTGGGCGAAAAGGCCGAGGACATCGTGGCCAACATCGACTCCGCCGTCCGGAGCATCAACGCCCTGCTGAACGAGGACAACCAGGAAAAAATCGCTCTCTTTCTGAAAAACGTCGAGCTGAGCTCCGGCGTCCTGTCCTCCGTCCTCACCGACCGGAAGGACAACCTCGAGGCGTCGATCGCCGATATCGCCGCGGCCTCGGCCGAGTTCACCCGCGTCGCCGCAAACCTCGGCAAAATAACCGACGACATGGGAAAGGTGACCGGAGTTCTCGAATCCGGAACCGAGGAAGTTCTGGCCAACCTGACCCGGAGGCTTTCGGACGAGGAAATGGGCCAAGTGTTGTCAAATCTGGAAACGTTCGTCGCCACGGGGAACTCCAGCCTCAAGAAAATCGAATCCGTCCTCCTGTATCAGCAGGAGGAGCTCAACCGGATGTTTGCAAGCCTCGGCGAATCGCTGGAAAACCTGTCCCGGTTTTCCCGCGAACTGACCCAGGACCCGACGATCTTCCTCAGGCTGAGAAAGGAAAAGAAGAAATGA
- a CDS encoding DEAD/DEAH box helicase, whose product MNFDELKLDERLRRGIADRGYTQLTDVQARTLPIALQGLDVAVQSQTGTGKTAAFLIAIFEQLLSGDLPPGTKALVIAPTRELAVQIEEEAQSLNGHMNFSIASIFGGVSLSDQTNKLNKGLDVVVGTPGRLLDLASRGILNLREVGILIIDEADRLFDMGFLPDIRRLLKRMPPPGERQTMLFSATLNTLARRLAYEYMDQPEFISVTPKQITVDTIDQEFYRVKSHIKMNLLIGLLQARKPQTVLIFTNMKHSAANVARDLAANGFRTRHLTGDLSQVQRLKIMDDFKAGKFAILVATDVAARGLHIDGLEMVVNYDLPEDYENYVHRIGRTARAGQSGKAVSLASEKTEDRLAAIEKFINMKIPEVEADLSLFATDRSLENRPWNRRRDDGPSRRPQSRSGGDRGRKPRPPSGR is encoded by the coding sequence ATGAATTTTGACGAATTGAAACTTGACGAACGCCTGCGGCGCGGCATCGCCGACCGCGGCTACACACAACTGACCGATGTTCAGGCGCGCACGCTTCCCATCGCTCTCCAGGGATTGGACGTCGCCGTCCAGTCGCAGACGGGAACGGGGAAAACGGCGGCCTTCCTGATCGCGATCTTCGAACAGCTTCTCTCGGGCGACCTCCCCCCCGGGACCAAGGCGCTCGTCATCGCCCCGACCCGGGAGCTTGCCGTCCAGATCGAGGAAGAAGCGCAATCGCTGAACGGCCACATGAATTTTTCGATTGCCAGCATTTTCGGCGGCGTGAGCCTTTCCGACCAGACCAACAAACTCAATAAGGGCCTGGATGTCGTCGTGGGTACACCCGGCCGCCTTCTGGATCTTGCATCGCGCGGCATTCTGAATCTCAGGGAAGTCGGCATTCTGATCATCGACGAGGCCGACCGCCTCTTCGATATGGGATTTCTCCCGGATATCCGCCGCCTGCTCAAGCGGATGCCGCCTCCGGGCGAACGGCAAACCATGCTGTTCAGCGCCACGCTGAACACCCTGGCCCGGCGGCTCGCTTATGAATACATGGACCAGCCGGAGTTCATCTCGGTCACGCCGAAGCAGATAACGGTCGACACCATCGACCAGGAGTTCTACCGCGTGAAGAGCCACATCAAGATGAACCTGCTGATCGGCCTTCTCCAGGCCCGCAAGCCGCAAACCGTCCTCATCTTCACCAACATGAAGCATTCGGCGGCCAATGTAGCCCGGGATCTGGCCGCGAACGGCTTCCGGACGCGTCATCTCACGGGCGACCTGTCCCAGGTCCAGAGGCTGAAGATCATGGACGATTTCAAGGCCGGGAAATTCGCCATCCTGGTGGCCACCGACGTCGCAGCCCGCGGGCTCCACATCGACGGGCTGGAGATGGTCGTCAATTACGACCTGCCCGAGGATTATGAAAACTACGTTCACCGCATCGGCCGGACGGCCCGGGCCGGTCAATCCGGAAAGGCCGTCTCCCTGGCCAGCGAGAAGACGGAGGACCGGCTGGCGGCGATCGAAAAATTCATCAACATGAAAATTCCCGAAGTCGAGGCGGACTTGAGCCTTTTCGCAACGGACCGCAGCCTCGAAAATCGCCCCTGGAACAGGCGGCGCGACGACGGCCCTTCCCGGCGTCCGCAATCCCGCTCCGGCGGCGACCGCGGGCGAAAGCCGCGCCCCCCGTCGGGGCGCTGA
- a CDS encoding DUF1538 domain-containing protein → MNMILEFLNAGDIVLEVLTALIPLVVFFAVFQVVYLKLPREALVKVIQGVGLTFVGLILFLQGVKTGFLPVGEAMGLALGGLDQKWILIPIGFCLGFAATAAEPAVRILGHEVEKASTGAIPTRVIVLALSIGVAVFTAVGMFRILTGLSLYWIVVPGYAAALAMLPFSDRTFISIAFDSGGVATGPMTVTFVMALAVGTASALDNRHPVLDGFGLIALVALAPILSMMLLGLFYARRKGKTS, encoded by the coding sequence ATGAACATGATCCTCGAATTTCTGAACGCCGGAGACATCGTTCTCGAAGTCCTGACGGCTTTGATCCCGCTTGTCGTGTTTTTCGCCGTGTTCCAGGTCGTCTATCTGAAACTGCCGCGCGAAGCCCTGGTCAAGGTGATTCAAGGGGTCGGGCTGACCTTTGTCGGCCTGATTTTGTTCCTTCAGGGCGTCAAGACCGGATTTCTGCCCGTCGGCGAGGCCATGGGCCTTGCCCTGGGCGGCCTCGATCAAAAATGGATTCTCATCCCGATCGGGTTTTGTCTCGGGTTCGCCGCGACGGCCGCCGAACCGGCCGTCCGCATCCTCGGCCATGAGGTCGAGAAGGCCTCGACAGGGGCCATCCCGACTCGGGTCATCGTTCTGGCCCTTTCGATCGGCGTGGCCGTTTTTACGGCCGTCGGCATGTTCCGCATTCTGACAGGTCTTTCGCTCTATTGGATCGTCGTCCCCGGGTATGCGGCGGCTCTGGCCATGCTGCCGTTCTCGGACCGGACGTTCATCTCCATCGCCTTCGATTCGGGAGGCGTGGCCACGGGTCCGATGACCGTGACCTTCGTCATGGCTCTGGCCGTGGGCACGGCCTCCGCTCTGGACAACCGGCATCCCGTCCTGGACGGGTTCGGCCTTATTGCCCTCGTCGCCCTGGCGCCCATTCTTTCGATGATGCTCCTCGGACTTTTTTATGCGAGGAGAAAGGGGAAAACATCATGA
- a CDS encoding ABC-type transport auxiliary lipoprotein family protein, with protein sequence MRKLAVCIAAVAVLWGCMSSPVRRFYQIQLTGNRAEGLQPIQRTLRVDPVSVDDLYDDFRILYRVSPFEVNFYSYGFWADKPGKLVGDAISHYLAGHNLFAGVTRTVTGPDPDIVLKSRIHVIEEIDEPDFWHGRLAMSLEFLEYPSDLALHTHTFDRTEKLPGKDVAHLPAVISQILEEELARAVSALARKIVDPPDR encoded by the coding sequence ATGAGAAAACTTGCCGTCTGTATCGCCGCCGTCGCCGTTCTTTGGGGTTGCATGTCGTCGCCCGTCCGCAGGTTTTACCAGATCCAGCTCACCGGAAACCGGGCCGAGGGGCTGCAGCCGATTCAACGGACACTCCGCGTGGATCCCGTCTCCGTCGACGACCTTTACGACGACTTCCGGATCCTCTACCGCGTCTCCCCCTTCGAAGTCAACTTCTATTCCTACGGCTTCTGGGCCGACAAGCCCGGCAAGCTCGTCGGCGACGCCATAAGCCACTACCTGGCCGGACACAATCTCTTCGCCGGCGTGACCCGGACCGTCACGGGGCCCGATCCCGATATCGTCCTCAAGTCCCGGATCCATGTCATCGAGGAAATCGACGAGCCGGATTTCTGGCACGGCCGGCTGGCCATGAGTCTCGAATTCCTGGAGTATCCTTCGGACCTTGCACTCCACACTCACACTTTCGACAGGACGGAAAAACTTCCGGGCAAGGATGTCGCCCATCTGCCCGCCGTGATCTCGCAAATTCTCGAGGAGGAACTGGCTCGGGCCGTGAGCGCCCTGGCCCGGAAAATCGTCGATCCGCCGGACCGCTGA
- a CDS encoding type II toxin-antitoxin system PemK/MazF family toxin: MKIRELKVTRIGNSRGVRLPASSLKRYDVGSSVIMEERTEGILLRPVGDATVKLGWEDTAREMAGSGEDWSEWDTTVGDGLDLLPWDPSKKPRVEEHKSRYKTKPQPSPQAFWRYEIRWAALDPSRDSEMAKTLPVVIMSLNEMNARLGTVTVCPLTSRLHPAWRCRLSVSCMEQPAEIAVDQFRTVSKARLGSKIGMLSDDEAARLRRLITEMYGE, translated from the coding sequence ATGAAAATCCGGGAACTCAAAGTCACCCGAATCGGCAACTCCCGCGGAGTCCGGCTGCCGGCTTCATCCCTGAAACGCTATGACGTCGGTTCATCCGTGATTATGGAGGAACGGACCGAAGGCATCCTTCTCCGGCCTGTAGGAGACGCGACAGTCAAGCTCGGATGGGAAGACACCGCACGGGAAATGGCAGGGTCGGGAGAAGATTGGAGCGAATGGGACACAACTGTCGGAGACGGACTCGACTTGCTGCCTTGGGATCCTTCGAAGAAACCCCGGGTCGAGGAACACAAAAGCCGTTACAAAACCAAACCGCAGCCGAGTCCGCAGGCTTTTTGGCGCTACGAAATCCGATGGGCGGCGCTCGACCCCTCGCGGGACTCGGAAATGGCAAAAACGCTGCCGGTTGTCATCATGAGCCTGAATGAAATGAACGCACGGCTCGGCACCGTAACCGTCTGTCCGTTGACCAGCCGGCTCCACCCGGCCTGGCGATGCCGGCTGTCCGTCAGCTGCATGGAGCAGCCGGCTGAAATCGCGGTCGATCAGTTCCGGACCGTCAGCAAAGCCCGCCTGGGGTCGAAAATCGGCATGCTTTCCGACGATGAGGCCGCCCGCCTCCGGCGCCTCATCACCGAAATGTACGGAGAATAA
- a CDS encoding ABC transporter permease — protein sequence MRGFLKLAWVEMKLYLRQPEAFFFTLVFPLLLLFLFGGIYGNKPNPFFGGRGTVDVSTPAYMAMIIGSTGLLSIAVVVSGYREKGILRRYRATPLRPAAVIAAQIIVHFAMTLVGAGLLIVAARIVFNLQFSGRAGSVFLAFTLSCLSFFAAGFLLAGLARTSRVANILGLVIFFPNLFLSGATFPKEMFPPVVRTINKALPMTHVVTLLQGLWFGNPWSRHLVEVGVLVGILIVGVFVSAKFFRWE from the coding sequence TCTTCACGCTGGTTTTTCCGCTTCTTCTCCTTTTTCTTTTCGGCGGGATCTACGGAAACAAGCCCAACCCCTTCTTCGGAGGGAGAGGCACCGTCGACGTCAGCACCCCGGCCTACATGGCCATGATCATCGGTTCGACCGGGCTACTGTCCATCGCCGTCGTCGTCAGCGGGTACCGGGAGAAGGGCATCCTGCGCCGCTACCGGGCGACGCCGCTCCGTCCGGCGGCCGTGATCGCGGCCCAGATCATCGTCCACTTCGCCATGACGCTCGTCGGGGCCGGACTGCTGATCGTCGCCGCCAGGATCGTTTTCAACCTGCAATTCAGCGGCCGAGCCGGATCCGTTTTTCTGGCCTTTACGCTGAGCTGCCTCAGTTTTTTTGCGGCCGGCTTTCTCCTGGCCGGGCTGGCCCGGACCTCCCGGGTCGCCAACATCCTGGGCCTGGTGATCTTTTTCCCCAACCTGTTTCTGTCGGGCGCCACGTTTCCCAAAGAGATGTTCCCGCCCGTCGTCCGGACGATCAACAAGGCTCTGCCCATGACCCATGTCGTCACCCTGCTCCAGGGCCTCTGGTTCGGAAACCCGTGGAGCCGCCATCTCGTCGAGGTCGGCGTGCTGGTCGGGATTCTGATCGTCGGCGTCTTTGTCTCCGCCAAATTCTTCCGCTGGGAATAG
- a CDS encoding poly(A) polymerase — protein MRRAEHPISRRDIDHDALKVLNRLHRLGFTAYLCGGAVRDLMLGRTPKDFDIVTDARPGQIRKRFANAFLIGRRFRLAHVRFQGGKVIEVATFRKTPLPPADNGCENAVDSPESSESPASAEAPSSPGPPAAPDIYGTPREDAFRRDVTINALFYNIADFSVIDYVGGLEDIAGRRIRVIGDPGERFAEDPVRVWRVVRHAARIGFDIDEATALAIPGFRPLLTGCSGARLYEELNKDLKTAFPPVFDALRNWGLLRYVLGKAGEAYEADSALFARLRALLAVAAREAAAGRPFSLEEMHALLFQPWLEPRVTGAAGDVVAVLNEALMEAQTGATIPRTMRAGAVQILSIAAALHRALRTGRMRASLRNRAHFQPAARLCFLFEKSRLPEDGESFDRLFAEVRPSAPRPVRRRRRRKPGPKPPDGNTDP, from the coding sequence TTGAGACGGGCCGAACATCCGATCTCGCGGCGGGACATCGATCATGACGCTCTCAAGGTTTTGAACCGCCTCCACCGGCTGGGCTTTACGGCCTATCTCTGCGGCGGGGCCGTCCGCGACCTGATGCTGGGCCGCACTCCCAAGGATTTCGACATTGTCACCGATGCCCGGCCGGGACAGATCCGCAAGCGTTTCGCCAACGCTTTTCTGATCGGACGGCGCTTCCGGCTGGCTCATGTCCGGTTCCAGGGCGGCAAGGTCATCGAAGTCGCGACCTTCCGCAAGACGCCGCTTCCGCCTGCCGACAACGGCTGCGAAAATGCTGTTGATTCGCCCGAGTCGTCCGAATCGCCCGCATCGGCCGAGGCGCCGTCGTCCCCCGGTCCACCTGCCGCTCCCGACATTTACGGCACACCCCGCGAGGATGCCTTCCGCCGGGACGTCACGATCAACGCCCTGTTTTACAACATCGCCGATTTCAGCGTCATCGATTATGTCGGCGGTCTCGAAGACATCGCCGGCCGCAGGATCCGCGTCATCGGCGACCCCGGCGAAAGGTTCGCCGAGGATCCCGTGCGCGTCTGGCGCGTCGTCCGCCACGCCGCCCGTATCGGTTTTGATATCGACGAGGCGACGGCCCTGGCCATTCCCGGTTTTCGCCCGCTCCTTACCGGATGCTCCGGCGCCCGTCTTTATGAGGAGCTGAACAAGGATCTCAAGACCGCTTTTCCGCCCGTCTTCGATGCCCTCCGCAACTGGGGACTTCTTCGCTATGTTCTGGGCAAGGCCGGAGAGGCCTACGAAGCCGATTCCGCGCTCTTCGCCCGGCTGCGTGCGCTTCTGGCCGTTGCGGCACGGGAGGCCGCGGCGGGGCGGCCGTTTTCGCTCGAAGAAATGCACGCTCTGTTGTTCCAGCCCTGGCTTGAACCCCGTGTCACGGGAGCCGCCGGAGATGTGGTGGCCGTACTCAACGAGGCGCTGATGGAAGCCCAAACGGGTGCCACAATCCCCCGGACGATGCGGGCCGGCGCCGTCCAGATTCTGTCCATAGCAGCGGCCCTGCACCGGGCTCTCCGCACCGGACGGATGCGGGCCTCCCTCAGAAACAGGGCCCATTTCCAACCGGCCGCCCGGCTGTGTTTCCTGTTCGAAAAAAGCCGGCTCCCGGAAGACGGCGAGTCGTTCGATCGGCTTTTCGCCGAGGTCAGGCCGTCGGCGCCGCGTCCGGTCCGCCGCCGTCGCCGGAGAAAACCGGGCCCCAAACCGCCCGATGGAAACACCGATCCATGA
- a CDS encoding DUF1538 domain-containing protein — MKEILHETLQAVLPLAALVLVLQIAVLAMPLAIVVRFLIGAVMVMAGLLLFLKGVRMGLLPMGQAIGAELPKRVSFGILLVLAFALAFAATVAEPDVRVLAYQVDYVSGGDIGRGVLVLTVALGVGISVSLAMLRVILGIPIAWILAVGYAVVLILSIFVPPNFVPVAFDAGGVTTGPVTVPFILSLGIGVVSVLGGKSALADGFGIVGIASIGPVIGVMLLGIFHG; from the coding sequence ATGAAGGAGATTCTGCACGAGACGCTGCAGGCCGTTCTGCCGCTCGCCGCGCTCGTCCTCGTCCTTCAGATTGCGGTCCTCGCCATGCCTCTCGCGATTGTCGTCCGTTTTCTCATCGGCGCGGTCATGGTCATGGCCGGACTTCTTCTGTTCTTGAAAGGCGTCCGCATGGGCCTTCTCCCGATGGGGCAGGCCATCGGGGCCGAGTTGCCGAAACGGGTGTCCTTCGGAATCCTGCTGGTTCTGGCTTTCGCCCTGGCCTTTGCGGCCACCGTGGCCGAGCCCGACGTCCGCGTTCTGGCCTACCAAGTGGATTATGTATCCGGCGGCGACATCGGCCGGGGCGTTCTCGTCCTGACCGTCGCTCTGGGCGTCGGCATTTCGGTCAGTCTGGCCATGCTGCGCGTCATTCTCGGCATTCCCATCGCCTGGATCCTGGCTGTGGGCTATGCCGTGGTCCTGATCTTGTCCATTTTCGTCCCTCCCAACTTCGTTCCCGTGGCCTTTGACGCCGGAGGTGTGACGACCGGCCCCGTAACCGTGCCCTTCATCCTGTCGCTTGGTATCGGCGTCGTCTCCGTCCTGGGCGGCAAGTCGGCCCTGGCCGACGGCTTCGGAATCGTGGGGATCGCCTCGATCGGTCCGGTGATCGGCGTCATGCTTCTGGGGATATTTCACGGATGA
- a CDS encoding P-II family nitrogen regulator has translation MKPPFDLIITIVPKGVSERILKASKAAGAEGGTIIFGRGTGIHDTKTMLGIPIEPEKEIILTAVPRVRTDSVLAAILEAGDLGNPGTGVAFVLELKQVAGICHLLKDTMACEE, from the coding sequence ATGAAACCTCCATTCGATCTGATCATCACCATCGTCCCTAAAGGCGTTTCCGAACGCATTCTCAAGGCCTCAAAGGCGGCCGGCGCCGAGGGGGGAACCATCATCTTCGGCCGCGGCACGGGGATTCACGACACCAAAACCATGCTCGGCATCCCCATCGAGCCGGAAAAGGAAATCATCCTGACGGCCGTTCCCCGGGTCCGGACCGACAGCGTTCTGGCGGCGATCCTGGAAGCCGGAGATCTGGGCAATCCGGGAACGGGCGTGGCTTTCGTCCTGGAGCTGAAGCAGGTTGCGGGAATCTGCCATCTCCTCAAGGACACCATGGCATGCGAGGAGTAG